CAGTAATTATAACACTCCCCACCCCAGAGGGAGGCTGAGAGGTTTGGTGCCAGTCTGACAGGCAATATCTTCAGATTCGGGCGTAAATATTTGATGAGAGGAAGATAGATTTCAACAGTATTATCAATTTCATGATCATCAGTAAAATAGGAGCATAGGCCTTGTGCTGCCTCTGAGGACAGAGACAGAGAGCCGAAAGGAGTCTCAAAGGAGGAATAGTTCAGGAGTCGCGGTTGAGACGTTGAAGTCAGATGCCCACCAGCGATTATAAGGAGTTCCGTCTCTTCAGGGATGCACTGGACCAGGGTATTAGCCAGTTCTCCTGAATAAGCCCAGCCGGCATGAGGTCCGAAGCCGGAGATGAAATGTGCCTTTTCATCATGAAAGACTGATTTCCAGCTGTTGATTTGTTTTTCCGCTAATTCCTTATTATGGGGATACCAGCCCTCAGGAAGTAACATTTTCCTTCTGTCCATAAAAAATCCTCTAAAAAATAATGCACAAAACTTTTTTTCTGCGTATAATGTTTACTATGAAAAAGGCAATTACAACTGTACATACAATTATAGTAATTTTGGGATTATTAGCAACTGCAGGATGGTCTTCTTACTATCTATATAATCAGCGTCAGTTCAATTCAGTGAACAACACTTCACGCATACCTACTTTGGTTAAAGATGTGTCGTCTTCATTGCAGTCAAGCCAAGCCCTTTATGATAAAGAGTTTGGTAATGATATCAAAAGGATATTTACTGAGAACCAGGATATTGTTGCATTATCAGTATATTCCTATGATACGGGAATTGAGTATTTTTATAGCAGGAATGGTCAGGTTAGTATTGTCAATAAAATTGATGAATTGAGTCAAAATCCTAAATACAAAGGTCTGTCATTTTCAAACAGTATCGGGTCAATGCCATTATCTTTAAAAGATAAACCAGGGACTAATATTGATATTATCTTTACTGTCCTTCCGCGAACATCTATTTTTTATGTTCTTAAGATTTCACTTCTTGCAGTCATTATACTTTTTGTCATTACACTAATTCTGATTGTGGCCTTTAGCTTATCCAGGACGAAGGGACAGGATGAGTCCCTTTCAGATTGGGAACAAGAAGAGACTGATCAAGAAGTCTCTCAGGATTCTTCAGACTTAGAGGACGACTCCTTTTCCGATGATGTATTTGACAAGTACGACAATGATTTGTCTGCTGATCAGGATTTATCACTGCCTGGTGGTGATTTTAATAATGACTCTGATTTTTCAATGGATGATGATTTTGGATTAGATGAACTGGATAAGGATCAAAAAGATGATATGGATTTTGACATTCAGGATGATTTTTCAACTGATGATATGAATCTGGAAGACAGTATTCCTGATATTCCTGATTCAGAAGATCTTATGGGTATGGATCATGAAGAGATGCCCATGGATGATGGTGATGATTCGGATGATGACTTTAGTTTTCCTGAAGAAGAGAGTCTTTTTGATGAAATGTCATCTGATGATTTGGATCTGGAAGATAATTCATTTGATTCCTCTGAGACTGATCAAGCCGCGCCTTCATTGTATAATCCTGACACAGGTTTGGGATGGGAATCTTTTCTGGAAGAAAGACTGGGACTCGAACTCGAAAGATCCGCATCATTTGATCAAGACCTTGTTTTAATGATGATAAAAAACGAATCTGATAATAGTAGTGATATGGATAAAATTTTGAAAATTATCAAGGAAGTATATACATACCACGATTTGATTTTTGAAGCCGGTAAGGATAGCCTGGCTCTGATAGAACCCAATAAAGATCTTGATGAAGCCATTATTGATGTTCAGTCTCTGTTCAAAAGAATGGAACAGGAAATGGATATCAGCAGTTTGAACTGCGGTTTGTCATCCAGGAATGGACGGTTGATCACAGGTAAGAGGCTGATAAAAGAAGCTGATACTTCTCTGAATAAGTCGGATGAAGAAAATCCGATTGTCGGTTTTCGATCTGATCCTGAAAAATTCAGAGAGTTTTTGAATCATTCTTCCTGATCTGGAATAAAACCTGATAAAAAAAGGCTGTGTGCGATAAGTATCGCCTCACAGCCTTTTTTTATTCCTCATAAGGAATTTCAAGCCTCATTCTATCCCGGCATAAAAATGTATCAGGAAAAATTTCACGGGCTTCTTTTAACAGATTTTTCAATTCTCTTTCAGTGTATCGAGGACTGTAGTGTATGAGCCCCATCTTTTTAATATTTCCTGCTTTTTCTGCTATCGTTGCTGCCTGCTGAGAAGTGAGATGTTTCTTTTCTCTTGCCGAAGCAGCGAGGGAACGATCGAACATGCCCTCACAGATAAATAGATCCGATCCGGCAACTTCTTCTGCCA
The genomic region above belongs to Oceanispirochaeta sp. and contains:
- the amrB gene encoding AmmeMemoRadiSam system protein B; its protein translation is MDRRKMLLPEGWYPHNKELAEKQINSWKSVFHDEKAHFISGFGPHAGWAYSGELANTLVQCIPEETELLIIAGGHLTSTSQPRLLNYSSFETPFGSLSLSSEAAQGLCSYFTDDHEIDNTVEIYLPLIKYLRPNLKILPVRLAPNLSASLWGGECYNYCRKNKINAFFLGSTDLSHYGSRFAYTDYGTGQSAREKIKRLDRDFLDTLKSMNEKSALKSVSTHQTACSAGAALGACGFAQAAGISCGSIIDQRYSYDMYDSGDVDFVGYGSIVYS